A window of Longispora fulva contains these coding sequences:
- a CDS encoding acyl-CoA thioesterase, with product MEQYFEYRHMVGFEETNLVGNVYYVNYLRWQGRCREMFLLTQAPEVLADIQDDLKLFTLKCECEFFSEITAFDELSIRMRLEDLTQTQIGFAFDYVRLRDGGEDLVARGRQRIACMRGPNNDTRPTKVPEVLRTALTRYAVVAPGNGRLVAAVSEA from the coding sequence ATGGAGCAGTATTTCGAGTACCGGCACATGGTGGGTTTCGAGGAGACCAACCTGGTCGGCAACGTGTACTACGTCAACTACCTGCGCTGGCAGGGACGCTGCAGGGAGATGTTCCTGCTGACCCAGGCTCCGGAGGTGCTCGCCGACATCCAGGACGACCTGAAGCTGTTCACGCTGAAGTGCGAGTGCGAGTTCTTCTCGGAGATCACGGCGTTCGACGAGCTGTCGATCCGGATGCGGCTGGAGGACCTGACGCAGACCCAGATCGGTTTCGCGTTCGACTACGTGCGGCTGCGCGACGGCGGTGAGGACCTGGTGGCCCGGGGCCGGCAGCGCATCGCGTGCATGCGCGGCCCCAACAACGACACCCGGCCCACCAAGGTCCCGGAGGTGCTGCGGACGGCGCTGACGCGCTACGCCGTGGTGGCCCCCGGCAACGGGCGGCTCGTCGCCGCTGTCAGCGAGGCCTGA
- a CDS encoding flavin reductase family protein, with protein MGMFATGVTVVTAGRDNPHGMTANAFTSVSLEPPMVLVCVVRTAVLHQTVIDSGGFAISVMSARQGHVAKYFASRSRPRDETEFNGVDWAPGPHTGAPVLGGNLAWLECELTAVYDGGDHSIFLGTVLDLGRSGGEDALLFLGGSFYEFDADKQ; from the coding sequence ATGGGCATGTTCGCCACCGGCGTCACGGTGGTGACGGCCGGCCGGGACAACCCGCACGGCATGACCGCCAACGCGTTCACGTCCGTCTCGCTCGAACCGCCGATGGTGCTGGTCTGCGTGGTGCGGACGGCCGTGCTGCACCAGACCGTCATCGACAGCGGCGGCTTCGCCATCTCGGTGATGTCGGCGCGGCAGGGCCACGTGGCCAAGTACTTCGCCAGCCGGAGCCGGCCCCGGGACGAGACGGAGTTCAACGGCGTCGACTGGGCGCCGGGCCCGCACACCGGGGCACCGGTCCTGGGCGGCAACCTGGCCTGGTTGGAGTGCGAGCTCACCGCGGTCTACGACGGCGGTGACCACTCGATCTTCCTGGGCACGGTGCTCGACCTGGGGCGCAGCGGCGGCGAGGACGCGCTGCTGTTCCTCGGCGGTTCCTTCTACGAGTTCGACGCCGACAAGCAGTAG